One segment of Aquimarina sp. BL5 DNA contains the following:
- a CDS encoding EamA family transporter yields the protein MWMYLGLLAALFLGLHNLCKKHAVQGNEVFPVLLGTISSGFLLLLPFFIGSHYYPEYTKKIGFHITTISWETHGYIFIKSMIMTTSWVLAYQALKHLPITIVTPIRSAGPFFTFIGAILIYQEKPNLLQWIGFFLIIFSVVLYSKIGKKEGINFKRNKWIFAIIGATFLGASSGLYDKFLIQSLSLNPQTLQFWFCWYTVLILLVILSLTWFNNKEKRKKFTWRWTIIAVGVLLQTADYFYFKALQDPDALIMLLSAIKRSQILIAVVIGGLVFKEKNKRKKLVPLFGIMIGVFLILYS from the coding sequence ATGTGGATGTATTTAGGTTTATTGGCTGCACTTTTTTTAGGGTTGCATAACTTGTGCAAAAAACACGCTGTGCAAGGAAATGAGGTTTTTCCTGTACTGTTAGGAACTATAAGCTCAGGGTTTCTATTACTCCTTCCATTTTTTATAGGTTCTCATTATTATCCAGAATACACTAAAAAAATAGGCTTCCATATCACTACTATTTCCTGGGAAACTCATGGATATATTTTTATAAAATCAATGATTATGACAACATCATGGGTTTTAGCATATCAAGCTTTAAAACATTTACCAATAACTATTGTAACCCCAATACGTTCTGCAGGACCCTTTTTTACTTTTATTGGTGCCATTTTAATTTACCAAGAAAAACCTAACCTGCTGCAATGGATCGGTTTTTTTCTTATCATATTTTCAGTAGTATTATACTCTAAAATCGGAAAAAAAGAGGGGATCAATTTTAAAAGAAACAAATGGATATTTGCGATTATAGGAGCCACATTTTTAGGTGCTTCAAGTGGTTTATATGATAAATTTTTGATTCAAAGTTTATCACTAAATCCACAAACATTACAATTTTGGTTTTGTTGGTATACTGTTTTAATACTTTTAGTGATTTTATCATTAACATGGTTTAATAATAAAGAAAAGCGAAAGAAGTTTACCTGGCGTTGGACTATTATCGCAGTGGGTGTTTTATTACAAACCGCAGATTATTTTTATTTTAAAGCGCTCCAAGATCCTGATGCGTTAATTATGCTATTATCGGCTATAAAACGTAGTCAAATACTCATTGCCGTGGTTATTGGTGGATTGGTATTTAAAGAAAAGAATAAGAGGAAAAAATTGGTCCCCCTATTTGGTATTATGATTGGTGTTTTTTTGATTTTGTATTCATAA
- a CDS encoding DUF4251 domain-containing protein, whose product MRVLVFIFIISGFFIGCNSARKTIEPTAKSKALEAMIANKEFIIESDWMYPQPTSSMNAIANSGLLPPGSTTNNISLIGNPNSLKVHGDSITLDLPFYGERRLSSGQYGGNNGGIVFKGIPDRYEVTKDEKRQRHIIKFTVKNNSESYQGIITLYPNWNSNIVINSTYLTTVQYRGMVSGLEADDAVVTN is encoded by the coding sequence ATGAGGGTTTTAGTTTTTATATTTATCATAAGTGGTTTTTTTATTGGATGTAATAGTGCAAGAAAAACAATTGAACCAACTGCAAAAAGTAAAGCTTTGGAAGCAATGATTGCCAATAAGGAATTTATTATAGAATCAGATTGGATGTATCCACAACCAACATCTAGTATGAATGCAATTGCTAACAGCGGGTTACTTCCTCCTGGAAGTACAACAAATAATATTAGTCTTATAGGAAATCCGAATTCGCTAAAAGTTCATGGAGATAGTATTACATTGGATTTACCGTTTTATGGAGAAAGACGATTATCATCAGGGCAATATGGTGGAAACAATGGAGGTATTGTTTTTAAAGGAATACCAGATCGATATGAGGTAACAAAAGATGAAAAAAGACAACGGCATATAATCAAGTTTACTGTAAAAAATAATAGTGAATCTTATCAGGGGATTATTACATTATATCCTAATTGGAATAGCAATATTGTAATCAATAGTACTTACTTAACAACAGTCCAGTACAGGGGAATGGTCTCTGGGCTTGAAGCAGATGACGCTGTTGTGACAAATTAA